The nucleotide window GTGTTCTAAGCCTGTGATCTCCGCTTGTTCTTTGAGTTTCCCTGCAAAAAGCCAACTCCGTAATCATGCGGCATCGCCGCATTCTGGGAATACGAAgtgaggaggaagacgggATGAGCCGCTTCGCATTAAGATACAAATTTCTAACTAATTATACCAGAGTTGAGTCGCAGATCTATTCAATAGGCAACTGGCGAAGCCGCGGCTTATTGTTCCGTCTTTTTCTCCCGCACTCCCCCAGCGGCTCCGTCCTTCTCTTCGTCCGACGTCGTAACCCCGTTcgcggcctcgtccaggCGCGCCTGCTTCGACATCTTCATCTGCTGCAGGCCCGTCTTGTGCTCGGTGTGGTCCTTGCTCAGCTGGCGCGAGCCGACGAGGAACGAgaccagcaggcccagcccGGCGAAGGCGACGTACATGATGAACATGGTCCGCAGGCTCCCCGCGTACGCGTCCTGCACGAGCTGGCGCGGCCCGTCTGGGAGCTCCTGGACGTGGCCCACGCTGGACGCCGCGTTGTTGCCGGAGAAGAAGCTCGCGACGTCcgggccgagctgcgcggccAGCTGCGGGTACCGCTTCTGCATGCCATTCTGGAAGACGACACTGCCGATGACGATGGAGATGGCGGTGAACAGCTGTCGCACGAATTGGAAGGTGGCGGTTGCCGAGGCCATGTCGTGCGGCTTGACGGTCGCCTGGAGAGCGATGAGAGGGGCCTGGAAGTTCGGTCCGACACCGATGCCGGCAACGATCTGATACAGGACGATCTTGGCCCAGTTCGCCTGGGACTCGAGGTTGGTGAAGAGCCCGAACCCGAGCGTCATGACGGTCATGCCGAAGATGATGCACGGCAGGTACTTGCCCGTCTTCTTGATGAAGAAGCCCGTGCCGGCCGAGAGCAGCGAGAGAGACATGACCCACGGGAGGATGTACACGCCCGACATGAGCGGCGAGGCCCCGAGGACCGCCTGGAAGTAGAGGGGTAGAAAGTAGCTCCCAGAGACGAAGACGGTGCCCTGCAGAGCAccgacggcgagcgcggcggcgctgggccgTTTCCGGAACAGGAACATGGGCACGAGCGGGTACTCGGCCAGCCTCCACTCGACCAGGACAAAGAGACCAGCGGTAACGACGCCGAAGATGATCAGGCATATGACGGCCGCCGAGTTCCACGGGTAGGTCACACCGCCGAACTCAAGGCCGAGCATGACCATCAGCGTCGCGCCGACGACCGTTAGGGAGCCGAGCCAGTCGACGGCCGCCAGGCCCTGCCGCATCGGCGTGCGCGGGTTGTGCAGCTTAAGCACGAGCGCCAGGATGGTCATGCCGAGGCCGGAGATGGGCAGGTTGATGTAGAAACACCAACGCCACGTCACCTCGGTGGTGAAcacgccgccgagcacggGGCCAACAGCCGAGGCCACTGCCCACACCATGCCCATGGCGCCAAAGTAAATGCCTAGCAAAGATTAGGTCAGCCTCCGTCTTCAGTGAGAAAACAacggagaaaaaaaaaagggggggaaaGACAAGAACTCACCCCTCTTCCTCATCGAAAACAAATCACTAATACACACATTAACCAAAATCACAATCCCACCCCCACCCACTCCCTGCACCGCGCGCGCCACGATCAGCATGCCCATGCCGACGCTGACGGCGCTCAGCAGGGAGCCGACCCAGaagacgccgacggcgatgaGCAAGATGGGCTTGCGGCCCCAGATGTCCGAGATCTTGCCCCAcacgggcgcggcggccgccgtggccaGCATGTAGGCCGACCCGATCCACGTGTATCCGGCCGTGCTCTGGAACTGCAGCGCGATGGTCGGCACCGCCACCGTCACGATGGTGAcgtccagcgcggccaggaaGAGCGCCGAGGCCAGGGCTAGGATGATGAAGGTTGTCTGCAGCGCCGTGCGCGTCTCctccggcgccggtggcggcggcggtggtggtgctggtggtggtgctgatTGGGCAGCGGCATCGCCCTCGCCTAAGGGACTGCTCGCGGTGGGTGGTACATCTGAGGGTGCGTCgggggtggtgatggtgttTTGCTTGGTGCGGGCAGACGAGGAGATGATGgtgtcggcgctgctgggtgCGACCTCAGTCTCCTTTTCCGGGCTGCCAGCCACGGCCGTGACGGTCGCGGCCATGGCAGCAAATGCGCTGCGTGCGACAACGGGCCGCTCCGAAAGACACAAGGGCTGAGACAATGAGTGACGGGGTGTCGTAGGACAGGACCCAGCAGGCCGGTTCAGTGAGACCCGAGCGTGAGACACCAAGAACTCAAGTGGCGATATTAATGGACGTACGAATGTACATATGCAAAGTCGTCAAAAGGGGTAATGTAATTGATGAGAACCAGAACAGGGGGCAAAACGACGGAGTGAGCCTGATTAAATGCCGATCTGAGTGAGCAACCGACGAAAGTGTTCACTGCAACATTTTTTTCTGATGACGAGAGCAGCACGCCTGCCGGATTTAATAACTGATTTCCGACGAATGGCCCCTCCCCCAGGCGGTAAAACCGACCCGGCCAAAATGTTCAGTCAAGAAGGTGGGCCCGGCTGGGTTCGATCCCCGAGTGGAGACCGAAGGGCTGGGAATCGAAGTTAGCCAACGCCTCGAGTTTTCGAACCTGGGTAGAAACGAGGTCGAGTTTTTCGCGTGCGCACGGTGGGCCTTTAAgcttcttttcttcctcttcttcagTTGCTCTTTTTAGAACCATTACCTAAACGTGTGGATATCCAAGTTCAAGACCACCCCAGGTTGGCAACGGATCCTGGCTTCTGCACGTCACATCGCCTGCGTAAAAGTGCCCCTGCCTCTCTGTCACGACCCAaccggctggctggctcgTATGTCCGGGTTAGCCCCGACCTCCCGGCAGTTGATGATCCCTGCGCTCGGGGCAGAAGCGCCCCGCCATGATGCATCCAGCCGTGCCCTCTGACTCACCCGGCCGACTTCGATGAAACGACCACGCAATCAGATCCGAGCCGATCACGAGAAACAGGAAAGTCGCATGGCCGAGCCGGATGGACACATGAAGACGGGTTCCCCGGAGATACGGCGTTAAGGATCGTTAAGGATGGTTCCCCGGAGATGCGGCCTTAAGGTAAGGAAGGCTTCTTCTATCAGGATTAGATGGAATGTCTAGATAGACGGCCCAGGATCCAAAGCACTCCAACAGAAAGAAGCCATTACTCTATCACCCCCCTCTTTGCCGGCATTATACAACTGCCTTCGCTGCTCTCTCCGCTCCACTGCAGCGATGCACTTGCAAGCACGAACACGTATCTACAttacccccctcccccacaaTTCCACACAGTCATAGCCAAACGGGCCGGGTCCCAAGCAGCCGTCTCAATGGCGACGGCGCTCAATGGCCGCAGCGCTcaacgccgtcgtcgaccccgccgccctgtccacgccgccgaccaaggtcatcggcgccggcgtggtgcTCCGGGTCGGCGGAGCAGAGCGATTGTGCTGCATGTGCGCGCGGACCAGGTGTCCGGCGGCCAGGGCAGAGCAGAGCGACAGCTCGCCAGCCAGGACGGCAGCCGCGATGATACGGGCCAGCCGCCGGGCATTCTCGCCGGGGCTCGTCGGGTGCGGGCCGCGGACGCCGAGCATGTCGAGCATGGCCGCCTGCGGCTCCAGgatggtgccgccgccgagggtgCCGACCTCGAGCGAGGGCATCGAGACCGAGATCTGCAGCGATCCGTGGAGACTGGGCGTGCACACGTTAGCCATTTTTTTGTTTCCCACAAGTCCGCGCGAGGAAGGTTACTCACTTCTTCATGATGGTAATGCAGTTGGCGCTTTCTACCACCTGTGCAGGATCCTGCCCCGTCgcgaggaagacggcggcgacaaTGTTCGCGGCGTGCGCGTTGAAGCCGCCGACCgaggccgccatggccgagccGATCAGGTTCTTGTTCACGTTGAGCTCCACCATGGTGTCGACGTCCGTCTTGAGCACGCTCTTGACCACCTCGGCGGGGAtgatggcctcggccacCACGCTCTTGCCGCGCCCGTCGATCCAGTTGATCGCCGCGGGCTTCTTGTCCGTGCAGTAGTTGCCGCTGACCGACACGATGTTCATGTCTTCGAAGCCCTCGCTCATCATGACACTCAGCGCGTGCTCGACGCCCTTGGAGATCATGTTCATGCCCATGGCGtcgcccgtcgtcgtcttgAACCGGATGTAGAGGTTGGTGCCCGCGAGCACCGTCTTCATCGTCTCGAGGCGGGCGAAGCGGCTGGTCGAGTTGAACGCCTTCTTCATCACCGACTGGCCCTTCTCCGAGTCGAGCCAAAGCttggccgcgccggccctcTCGAGAGTCTCGAATGACACGCAGGGCCCGCGCGTCATGCCGTCGGCCGTCAGAACCGTgaccgcaccgccgcccgagTTGATGGCCTTGCACCCTCTGCTCGTGCTTGCTACCAAGACGCCTTCCGTCGTGGCCATGGGGATGAAGTAGCTCTGCCCGTCGATAACCAGTGGGCCCGCAACGCCGACAGGCAGGGGCATGTATCCAATGACGTTCTCACAGCACGCCCCGAGGACCTGGGCCCAGTTGTAGTTCTGGTAGGGAAGCTTCGATCGCTCCAGGAAGCCCGTCAAATCCGCGGTCGCCTTGGTTCGCGAAATGATAGTCCGGCGGATTTTGACGGCGCGCGTACAGTCTTTGAGTGTCTTTTCCAGTGCATACCCGGGGATCTTGCCGCGCATCGACAGCGCAATGACTTCTTCGTCGTTGAGTTCGTGTGCGCGCTTTTCCTGGAGCATTTTTTCCATCTCCTCCTGGCTACGGATAGTCACCGGTTGTTCCGGCACTGCCTGCCCCGGCAGAGCAGCGCTTTGCGCCGGTTCGGACTCATCGTCCGTCAGGGCGGGCGTTGGCGGGACGGACGGCGGAGACGGCGGTGGGCGTGTGTATCCCCCAACCGGGAGCGTGGCAGACTCGGTGTCGTTGAACCTCTGGGCCGCGGCGAGCTCCTTGGGGTCAATGGGGTGGTCGGGGACGTTGGGGTCCTTGATGCCCCATCTCGCCGCGTTGAAGAGGTAGCCGTTGAGCGCCACGCTCAGCGCCAGGGCGACCACGATCCACTTGGACAGAATAGGGTCCTCGAGACTCTTGAGGATGCTGCCGACCAtccggccgccgacgccgtaGCCGGCAAGATCGGCGAAGCCCTCCTCGTCTGCCTTGTCGGCATTCTGCGGGAGGTCGTAGTGCACCGAAGGGAATTCGAGCTCGTAGCGGATTGGGTTGAGCACCGTGACGATGGTCTCCCGCCCTTCCGACCTGGCTGCCTCGAGCACCACGTCCAGGCCGTTGGACGCAACCTTGAACGGATCCACCGGTGGGGGGGTGACAACACCGCCCAGACCGCGCGCCCAGGATGAAATGTGAGAGATGGAGTTGGCGCTCCGGAAGGGGATGGCACAGAGATTGAGAGCGTTGACAAGGAAGAAGCCCGACACCATGATCACCTTAAACTTGGGAATATGCGTACTCTTGAACTGGCGGCCAAAGATGGTCGTTCCTGGCTGATCCGCGCCGTCCACCCCGGGCCATTCGTTGCTCTGCGCGACGTTCTCGGCCACGCGGCGGCTGACACCGTCATCCTCAAGAGCTTTGCGCATCTCCACGTGGCGCTTGATCCGGTTGATCTCGAGCTTGATGCAGAGGATGGCCGTGTAGAACGAAAAGAGCAAGATGCAGTCGAAGAACAGAATCCAGGCGGCCAGGAAGCAGAACTGCTGGAGGCCGCCTTGGACGCCAGATGCGGCGCCCAGGATCAAGACGCCAATCTCGATGGCATAGTCCTTAACAATGCCGAAGCCTTTCTCCTTGATGGCGACGTAGATAGCCGACTGGATGATGCTGCCGGGCACGTCGGCCTTCTTGGACCCCTTGCCAGATCCCTTCTCGGGCCTGCGGTGCTCGATCGCATGGGAAAGAACCGCTCGGGTGAGGACAATGTTCTTCTCGAAGCCGATGGTCACGACCAGGAAGGGCAGGCCCTCTGAAAGCAAGACCATGGAGATGGGAACGCCGAGCTTGGTGGTGACAAAGAGGCCGAACAGGAAGGCGAAGGTGGACGAGAACAGCACGCTGGTGGCGAGCCAGAAATTGGAGCCCATGCCGCGCATCGAGACGAACAGCGAGACAAAGGTCAGGTGCATCGAGATGTAGCCGAGAGCCATGATGATGATGTCGAgcgtctcggcggccttgagGAGGTCGAGGAACTCGACCCAAGCGTTCCGCGCCCACCTCGCAAGGCTGCTCCTGGTTTGGGCCCGCGCAGCCTTCATGATCCACATCTTCTTCTCCCGTCCATGTTCCGTCTCCCTTATCTCCTGTGAGGGAATGTCATTCGGGATCTCCTGTGCGAGTGAGAGGAACTCGGGTGCCTGGTCGTAGGGGACCGAGAAGACTAGAGCGCTATCCTGCGAGTAGGTCGTGAACGAGTTCGAGGTCGACGGCAGCGCGCGGATCGAGAGGTTTTGGGGCATGGGCACCGCACTGGCCATGGGGGCGGCCTTCGACGGGTCGGTAGACAGAGATTCGGGAAACACCAGCGTCAGGAGAGCCAAGTGGTCGGCGTTAGGGGGGATCGGCGCGTCGGTATCACAAGGCTGCCACGTCCAAGCGGTATCCTCGCCGGCACGGAGCAAGCGGCTACCCTCGACAAGAGAGGACCACTCCGCCTTTCTTACATTGGTGGTAGCGTCGAACAAGCTCTCCTCGAGGAGGCCGATGTAGGAGGAGCTCGCCAACAGTGCGACAACGACAATGGTCTGGATCGGGTGCGTCGACGTGAGCCGCGAGAGCACCTGCAGGAGCGGCGTGATCTTTTTGTTCAGCCATGAGGGAGCGGCATTTTGCGAGCGCGGCTGTTCCCCGCGAAATCGCGACGGCAGAAAGTTCGAAGCGATCATGGTGAGCAGGGGGACGAAGTCGTCACTGGTGTCTCTCTGACATGAGGGCGTTCAGGAGGAATAGAGAGATCTGAACCACGAAATGCAGTTAGCCATTGACCTGGCTGGCAATTTGCCGCGATGAGAAGCATGTGAATGCATTGTGAAGCACACGTCGCgcagcgctgccgccgttcgGTTGCGAGCTTAGCTCGGCCCGCGACGCCATCTCGGCGGGAAGCGGAGCCGTCGCCGATTCAGGGGGAAGTACGGGATAGGGACTTGTCACACAACCAGCGGACTCTCGAGCAAAGCAACACCTTCAACCATACCCTGTATTGAAATGCGTCGACTTGCGAGTCGGCGGGTGTCGCGCAAGCTTCCAAAGATCTGTTGTGGACGAAGGGACCGCTTGGCCGGCACAGCGAGACACAGCGAGCGGATGTCAGCCCCCAGGAAATCGGCAAGAACGCTGCAAAGCGCGAGACCGAGGTTCGGTGCAGggacggcagcagcgcgccgggAAACGATGGCAATGTTGAATTGAGCGTCCGCGGGCACCTTGAGGGGGGAACGAACCGCCGAGTGAGGTTCGATGCTGCTCTCGCTTGTCGGAGGCGGTGATCAATCTCAAAAAATAAATTCAGACCAGTTGGGGTTGGGTCATGTTAGTGTAACGCGGTCCAACAACCGTTTCTTGCATAACTGCGAACGCACTGCCCACCTGCTCAGTTCCAGATCCCCGGTCGCACATGGCGAGCAACGAttggcgtcggcgcccatCCCCACAGCCAAAAAGACGGAATAGGCTAGCGCCGAGTGGAAAGTGGGAAACAGTTGGCTTGGCATAGGAGGCGCGCAAGCCATGGCACTGGCAGGCAGCTGCTGATGCCAGTGTTTGCCACTTGTGTTTGAATCCGCTTCGCGGTTATCGCGTTAGCGTGCTGCTCCACACCAGTTTCTCGAGGCGGTCAAGTAAGGGAGGCGCCTTTCAGACGTTACGATTGTCGTGATGGGCCGTCCTAGTATTGTCCTCGGCCATTCCTTTGTCGCTGGAGGTCGAGATGGAGGGCCAGGTGACTTTGCAGCCCAGGAAGCTACCAATTTGCTTCCACCAGCCGCCCTTACGTTGCCGGACTAAGGTTGCGTGCAAGATCAAGGCAAACACTACCTACTAATCGTGCGGTATGCCATAGTGGCTGGCAAACGATGGCCCGCTTCAAACGGTCAAGACACACtaactattccgtacactacccGCATTGCGCATCACGCTGGTTGACCACCTCCATGCCTTGAGTTGGTGCTCTGGCCGTGCTAACTCTGCCCCAGGCTGCGCCTCGATGACGACAGCTGGGCCTCGTGCGAAATGACGCCTGTCCTCCACTGAAGTCATTGCCTTCCCACGACCCCCTGTTTGTTCTGTGAAACCCCGTCGTCGAGTCCAAGCAAATGGGTTGGTAAGTTATCACATAGCAGTTAAGTATCTCATCGGAAGATGGCATTAGCTTTTTCCCATGGTATCCGGCATACCTGCCTTTCACAGGCATGATCGCTCGCCTCTCCGTGATAATTCCCTTCCAATCACCCTCAAGCGCCCGTATGTTGCGGATCATACCACCGCAAATAGGTGCCATTGTCATCTAGCCACGGTTTACTTCATATTTATTATTTTTTTTGGATTTTTAacctcttttttttttttttttttttttttttttttttttttttttttttttttttttttttggttCCTCCTGGATTCCCGCACAACGCAACACTCCTAGATGAGTTAGATCACCCTCAAGAAGTTCCACTTCAAAGCGCCTGCAGCAAGTTGGGGAACCGGGGTAGCTTATGATGGTTAGTATATTGATcacggagtattccgtacttggCTGCACGCCAACCCGTGACATTCAGCTGCCGTCATCACCGCGGCTCAGCAACAGCTTCGCGAACGCATCGGGCACACCCCCGCATTCGAGTTTTTCAGCACATGTCCCTTGCATGACGCCACAGGCTAGAGCGGAGCGCAAATGCAGCCTGCTGCAAGGGCAGCGTAGCATGCGTCGGAGCATGCTGGCAACCAgaggagggcgccgccgagctctTACAGATTGGCGACGACATACCTTGAGAGTGAATATGCAGGGATTGCTGTCGCTGATGCCACTATTTCTTTGTCTGGTTGAGTGCCTCCCAAGCATCACGCCTCTCCGGGTTTTACCGCTAGGTGAGTCCGGCCAGCCTTCAAGACGGGGATGCCGCCACATCGACAGCTAATTAGTCGTTCAGATAGGGCCCGTGGCCGCTTATTTACATATTTTGTCGCTAGAGAGGAGAGCCAAGAGGGTAATCAAAATCATACCGCATTCCAAAACAGACTGAGTGTGCAGAATAATACGCTTCACTTGAGGTGACGGGTTCTACGAAGACTAGCTACCTACGTAGGGCTCACGAGGGAAATGAGCACCAAACAGCCGCTATGAGgtctgctcctcctccttttgCTGTTTTTATTCGTCTGTTACAGCCTGTTTCCTGCGTCGATTAtgttggaaccgctgcgcaggctcaggaagatgaagctatcacgatgcaAGCAATGCGCACAACTGGGAacaatcgtggtgttgaggatgttgtattgtgggagagttctcctgatcaggagcccagtcttgggcggcagttgggcatcaagccggtggatcctaatctcggtgggccggcccggtgccccgggccgggctggttctgacaGATTACTTCCTATCGCCTATCGCGCAATGCACCGGCACTCCCCGTCTTCAGATTGCCGAGAGCCCGAGACCCAGTCCGGGTATCAGAAGCTGGGTGTAATAGCTCCTAACGGAGATGTTCGAGAGCCATTTATGTTGGTTTGCGTTTTTTATGTTGGTTTGCGATTTTTATGTCGATTTGCGATTTTACTTTCAGTCCGGTAGGCTGATATGTTCGCTTGTGAGTCTTCTAGTTTGCGATTAAGGGACACACTGCTATCGGGGTTATGTTTTCACATGCTGATGAGGTGTCAGACCACTGAGCTAAATCTCTGGGTCCTGGGATCTCATATTTTGTTATTGGGACTCTTGTTGCTCAAGAGCCCCAAGGCCATATGCCAACAACCTCCTCAACTTTGCCAACCGTTTTTGGTTGGGAACGCTGCTTGAGCTTTGTATACTCCTTTTCACACCGAGGCACAGTCACCTTTCTCTAAGGCCGCGCTTTGATCATGATTTGAACAAGGGACTGTGTGTGGAGCGCCCGCAACAGCCAATTAGGTTCTCAAGGCGAATGAGAgagactcttaattgttgGACCCACTGCGCGGAAGCGATCAATTGAAGCTATCGCGATCCGAGCACTCAACAGCAAGGCGTTCAAGCGTGGTGTTGATCTGTGTATTGGATGGAAGACTGTGCAAGAGAGGGCGCCCTGTTGGGCTGCAGTTGGGCTCCCGGATATCCGGGGCCGGGGGACCCCTGATCACGGATACCCGGCCCGAAGTGCCGGGTGGGGCCGAACCAAACCTCCGGTTCTGACCGAGCACAACAAAAGGAGAAcagagggctgcgaaaatgCCTACTTTTCCTTTTGCCCTCGAGTACTATTCCAACGCAATTGCGTGACAGGTCAATGCTTTTCATTTCTCTTCACATTTTGCGATCATGTGTCTCAAAACCCGAAGTCCCTCGATTCTATTAACGCCTACTGCGGCGCATTCCCCTTGAGAGACGACAATATATACACATCAAAGATACGAGTTATGGATTATGAAACCGCGTGACAGCTGCCGATCGGGACGGCCGCCCTTAAACGCCGACGCAGACGTAGTAGCCAAGCCACAGGTTGTCGCAGGCGGCATCGACGTGCGGGTTCCAGGACTTGAAACTGGAGTCAGAGACGCCAGCGGACTTCTCAATCCCAGCGCACGTGTCCCCACTCTTCACCTGGTAGAACTTCTTGCAGTTGCTCACAGTGTTGGGCATCAGAGGCGACGGGGTGCTAgggccggtggcgccgggcgcgccgaCACAGACGTAGTAGCCCAACCACAGGTTATCGCAGGCGGCGTCGATGCTCGGGTTCCAGGACTTGAAATTGGAGTCCGAAACTCCCTGAGACTGCTCAATAGACTGGCAGGAGTCCCCACTCTTCACCTGGTAGTACTTGTTGCAGTCGCTCGTGGTGTTGGGCATCAGAGGCGACGGGGTGCTAgggccggtggcgccgggcgcgccgaCACAGACGTAGTAGCCCAACCACAGGTTATCGCAGGCGGCGTCGATGCTCGGGTTCCAGGACTTGAAGTTGGAGTCCGAAATTCCCTGAGACTGCTCAATAGCCTGGCAGGAATCCCCACTCTGAATCTGGTAGTATTTGTTGCAGTCGCTCGTGGTGTTGGGCATCAGAGGCGACGGGGTGCTGgggccggtggcgccgggcACGCCGACGCAGACGTAGTAGCCCAGCCACAGGTTGTCGCAGGCGGCATCGATGGTCGGGTTCCAAGACCGGAACTCGTCGTCCGTAATTCCAGCGGACTGCTCAATAGATGCGCAAGCGTCCCCACTCTGCACCTGGTGAAACTTGTTGCAGTCGCTCGCGAGGCTGGGCATCAGGGGCGAGGGGGTGGTGGAACTGGGGCTCGTAGTCGTGCTGGTGATCAAGGTGGTCGACGGCCTGGTGGAGGTGCTCGTTGTCACCGTGACCGTGGTCGgtgtggtggtgggggtgaCGGTGGTCGGGGTGCTCGTTGTCACCGTGACCGTGGTCGGTGTGgcggtggaggtggtggtaGTCACTGTACCAAGGACACAATATTCCTGTCCAGCGACCAGATCACCGGGGCACGAGACGGAAGGATTGAGCGCCTGAAAGTCGGCTTGTGACAAGCCCCAGAAGGCGGCCATAGAAGCACAAGTGTCCCCGCTGACGGCGGTGACCTGGAAGTCGCACACGACAGACGTGGTCTGGCCCACGGCTGCGATAGACATCTTCTGGCCCATGATTGCTGGCTTTGTGGGGGGCTGGGGATAGAATGGGAAAGGAGGCCAATGAGGCAGAGCAACGCCTGAAGGGGTCCCACGTCAAGGGAAGGTTTCACAGTTGACCTGGGCGTCCGCGTGCCGAGCAGTTGGACTTTCCTACCTACCGTCACAGCCCCTACTTATACATCGAT belongs to Thermothielavioides terrestris NRRL 8126 chromosome 5, complete sequence and includes:
- a CDS encoding 3-hydroxy-3-methylglutaryl-CoA reductase (orthologue of hydroxymethylglutaryl CoA reductase from Schizosaccharomyces pombe) is translated as MIASNFLPSRFRGEQPRSQNAAPSWLNKKITPLLQVLSRLTSTHPIQTIVVVALLASSSYIGLLEESLFDATTNVRKAEWSSLVEGSRLLRAGEDTAWTWQPCDTDAPIPPNADHLALLTLVFPESLSTDPSKAAPMASAVPMPQNLSIRALPSTSNSFTTYSQDSALVFSVPYDQAPEFLSLAQEIPNDIPSQEIRETEHGREKKMWIMKAARAQTRSSLARWARNAWVEFLDLLKAAETLDIIIMALGYISMHLTFVSLFVSMRGMGSNFWLATSVLFSSTFAFLFGLFVTTKLGVPISMVLLSEGLPFLVVTIGFEKNIVLTRAVLSHAIEHRRPEKGSGKGSKKADVPGSIIQSAIYVAIKEKGFGIVKDYAIEIGVLILGAASGVQGGLQQFCFLAAWILFFDCILLFSFYTAILCIKLEINRIKRHVEMRKALEDDGVSRRVAENVAQSNEWPGVDGADQPGTTIFGRQFKSTHIPKFKVIMVSGFFLVNALNLCAIPFRSANSISHISSWARGLGGVVTPPPVDPFKVASNGLDVVLEAARSEGRETIVTVLNPIRYELEFPSVHYDLPQNADKADEEGFADLAGYGVGGRMVGSILKSLEDPILSKWIVVALALSVALNGYLFNAARWGIKDPNVPDHPIDPKELAAAQRFNDTESATLPVGGYTRPPPSPPSVPPTPALTDDESEPAQSAALPGQAVPEQPVTIRSQEEMEKMLQEKRAHELNDEEVIALSMRGKIPGYALEKTLKDCTRAVKIRRTIISRTKATADLTGFLERSKLPYQNYNWAQVLGACCENVIGYMPLPVGVAGPLVIDGQSYFIPMATTEGVLVASTSRGCKAINSGGGAVTVLTADGMTRGPCVSFETLERAGAAKLWLDSEKGQSVMKKAFNSTSRFARLETMKTVLAGTNLYIRFKTTTGDAMGMNMISKGVEHALSVMMSEGFEDMNIVSVSGNYCTDKKPAAINWIDGRGKSVVAEAIIPAEVVKSVLKTDVDTMVELNVNKNLIGSAMAASVGGFNAHAANIVAAVFLATGQDPAQVVESANCITIMKNLHGSLQISVSMPSLEVGTLGGGTILEPQAAMLDMLGVRGPHPTSPGENARRLARIIAAAVLAGELSLCSALAAGHLVRAHMQHNRSAPPTRSTTPAPMTLVGGVDRAAGSTTALSAAAIERRRH
- a CDS encoding carbohydrate-binding module family 50 protein (CAZy_ID 269978) → MGQKMSIAAVGQTTSVVCDFQVTAVSGDTCASMAAFWGLSQADFQALNPSVSCPGDLVAGQEYCVLGTVTTTTSTATPTTVTVTTSTPTTVTPTTTPTTVTVTTSTSTRPSTTLITSTTTSPSSTTPSPLMPSLASDCNKFHQVQSGDACASIEQSAGITDDEFRSWNPTIDAACDNLWLGYYVCVGVPGATGPSTPSPLMPNTTSDCNKYYQIQSGDSCQAIEQSQGISDSNFKSWNPSIDAACDNLWLGYYVCVGAPGATGPSTPSPLMPNTTSDCNKYYQVKSGDSCQSIEQSQGVSDSNFKSWNPSIDAACDNLWLGYYVCVGAPGATGPSTPSPLMPNTVSNCKKFYQVKSGDTCAGIEKSAGVSDSSFKSWNPHVDAACDNLWLGYYVCVGV